A genomic segment from Thermostichus lividus PCC 6715 encodes:
- the grxD gene encoding Grx4 family monothiol glutaredoxin, translated as MTPELQAKIDALVKGNKIVVFMKGSKLMPQCGFSNNAVQILNALGVPYTTVDVLEDFEIRQGIKEYSNWPTIPQVYINGEFIGGSDILIELYQSGELQQLVEVALAS; from the coding sequence ATGACTCCAGAACTACAGGCTAAAATCGATGCCCTTGTCAAGGGCAATAAAATTGTCGTGTTCATGAAGGGCAGTAAGCTTATGCCCCAGTGTGGCTTTTCTAATAATGCCGTGCAAATTTTGAATGCCTTGGGTGTTCCCTACACGACGGTAGATGTCCTCGAAGATTTTGAAATTCGCCAAGGGATTAAAGAGTATTCCAATTGGCCAACAATTCCTCAAGTGTATATTAATGGTGAGTTTATTGGTGGATCCGATATTCTCATTGAACTGTACCAAAGCGGTGAGCTACAACAGCTTGTCGAGGTTGCCCTTGCCTCTTAG
- a CDS encoding transcriptional repressor produces the protein MPLYTAAALKAELNDKGWRLTPQRETILNIFQNLPKGNHLSAEDLHHELRKQGHSISLSTVYRTVKLMSRMGILRELELAEGHKHYELNTMSPHHHHHMVCVQCNRTTEFDNDSILKQALKQTDKYGLQMIDCQLTIYTICPEALRRGYPGLPENWMCSSAIAHSSEPPPRTK, from the coding sequence ATGCCCCTTTACACCGCAGCAGCCCTCAAAGCCGAACTGAACGATAAAGGATGGCGATTAACGCCACAGCGGGAAACCATTCTCAATATTTTCCAAAATTTGCCGAAGGGCAACCACCTGAGTGCCGAAGACTTACACCACGAGCTACGCAAGCAAGGGCACTCCATTAGTTTGTCCACTGTCTATCGGACTGTCAAGCTAATGTCACGGATGGGCATTTTGCGAGAGTTGGAATTGGCCGAAGGTCATAAGCATTATGAACTGAATACGATGTCACCTCACCATCACCATCACATGGTGTGTGTGCAGTGCAACCGAACAACCGAGTTTGATAATGATTCGATTTTGAAGCAAGCCCTCAAGCAAACCGATAAGTACGGCTTGCAAATGATTGATTGCCAGCTTACCATCTACACTATTTGTCCGGAAGCGTTGCGGCGTGGTTATCCGGGGCTGCCCGAGAATTGGATGTGTAGTAGCGCGATCGCCCACAGTTCTGAACCGCCCCCCCGTACAAAATGA
- a CDS encoding Hsp20/alpha crystallin family protein, with amino-acid sequence MALVRWEPFREIDTLQRQMNRLFDELIPLSARTDDSHFLPAAELEDTPDALLLKIELPGLEAKDIDVQVTADAVAISGERKSETHSESNGIKRSEFRYGKFQRVIPLPARVQNTEVKAEYKDGILHLTLPKAEEEKNRVVKVNLA; translated from the coding sequence ATGGCACTCGTACGTTGGGAACCATTTCGGGAAATTGACACCCTACAACGGCAAATGAATCGTCTATTTGATGAACTGATTCCCCTCAGCGCGCGCACCGATGATAGTCACTTTTTACCAGCGGCAGAGTTGGAGGATACACCGGACGCATTATTGCTAAAAATTGAACTTCCCGGACTAGAGGCTAAAGATATTGACGTGCAAGTCACGGCTGACGCTGTAGCCATCAGTGGCGAGCGCAAGTCAGAAACCCACAGCGAAAGCAACGGTATTAAACGCAGCGAATTTCGCTATGGTAAGTTCCAACGGGTTATTCCCTTGCCAGCACGGGTTCAAAACACCGAGGTTAAAGCCGAATACAAAGATGGCATCTTGCACTTAACGCTACCGAAAGCGGAAGAAGAGAAAAACCGCGTTGTCAAAGTGAACCTTGCCTAA
- a CDS encoding S66 peptidase family protein has translation MTMAILPPPLQPGDRLGVAFPSGVLRHQEAFWQGVACWQAQGYEVLVDEAAFDGWGYLAGSDAQRRDRLRHLLQDTTIKAILCGRGGFGSTRLLEAWQWLPCAPKWLIGFSDITALLWSYAAQGVAGVHGPVLTTLAAEPLWSQTRLFNCVQRQPLPPLSGTAWGGGCVQGRLLVGNLTVATHLLGTPDCPDFSNVILALEDVGEAPYRIDRMLTQWRRSGVLKQVKGIALGRFSRCDDAATQPNFRVLEVLGDRLGDLGIPIVSDLPFGHEGVNAALPVGVLAELDGDRGQLRVLAS, from the coding sequence ATGACGATGGCCATTCTGCCGCCCCCGTTGCAGCCGGGCGATCGCCTTGGCGTGGCCTTTCCCAGCGGCGTACTGCGACACCAAGAGGCGTTTTGGCAAGGGGTGGCCTGTTGGCAAGCTCAAGGCTATGAAGTGCTGGTGGACGAGGCGGCCTTTGACGGGTGGGGCTACCTTGCAGGCTCCGATGCCCAACGGCGCGATCGCCTGCGCCACCTATTGCAAGATACTACTATTAAGGCCATTCTCTGTGGCCGCGGTGGGTTTGGTAGCACCCGCTTACTCGAAGCATGGCAATGGCTGCCCTGTGCCCCGAAGTGGCTGATTGGGTTTTCCGATATTACCGCCCTGCTGTGGAGCTATGCCGCCCAAGGCGTCGCAGGGGTGCATGGCCCAGTCCTGACAACGCTGGCCGCCGAACCTCTGTGGAGCCAAACTCGCCTGTTTAACTGCGTACAGCGACAGCCGCTGCCCCCCCTCTCAGGCACTGCTTGGGGAGGCGGCTGTGTCCAAGGACGGCTATTGGTGGGTAACCTGACGGTGGCAACCCATTTGCTAGGCACCCCCGATTGCCCCGACTTTAGCAACGTGATTTTAGCACTAGAGGATGTGGGGGAAGCCCCTTACCGCATTGACCGGATGCTGACCCAGTGGCGACGCAGTGGTGTGCTCAAGCAAGTTAAGGGGATTGCCCTAGGGCGGTTTAGTCGCTGTGACGATGCTGCCACCCAACCAAACTTTCGTGTTCTGGAAGTTCTTGGCGATCGCCTAGGGGATTTAGGCATTCCCATTGTCAGTGATCTGCCCTTTGGCCATGAGGGGGTCAATGCCGCCTTACCGGTTGGCGTGCTTGCAGAACTGGATGGCGATCGCGGCCAGTTGCGCGTGCTGGCATCGTAA
- a CDS encoding alpha/beta fold hydrolase, translating into MPSTAFCPPTFVSQTLTISSGKIVYYTPSDRYWGNTIERSPLIFLHSLGGGSSHYEWSQVYPAFASRYRVIAPDLIGWGASDHPAREYYTSDYWLMIAELLRMVGTPVRVVASSLTAGIVVRLAVQQPHLFSSLCLVCPSGFNDFGEDQGQALARAILSVPALDRLIYTAAAANPLAVRSFLTQFLFANPQRLREETVSAYLESACRYGAEWAALSTLKGNLSFDLSQYLPQLQTPTVIFWGEQAKLTPFSLGQRLYASAHGRLQGFYGIPEAGVLPHLEVPEWIIYGLRRYFLS; encoded by the coding sequence ATGCCGAGTACGGCTTTTTGCCCCCCCACGTTTGTGTCACAAACCCTCACCATCAGTAGCGGCAAAATCGTTTACTATACTCCGAGCGATCGCTACTGGGGCAACACTATTGAGCGTTCTCCCCTGATCTTTTTGCACAGCCTTGGGGGCGGCTCCAGCCATTATGAATGGTCGCAGGTGTATCCTGCCTTTGCCAGTCGCTATCGTGTGATTGCGCCTGATCTCATTGGCTGGGGGGCATCGGATCACCCTGCGCGAGAGTATTACACCAGCGACTACTGGCTGATGATTGCTGAATTATTACGGATGGTGGGCACGCCGGTGCGGGTGGTGGCCTCTTCCCTCACTGCTGGTATTGTTGTTCGCTTGGCGGTGCAACAGCCCCATCTTTTTAGCAGCCTGTGTTTGGTGTGTCCCAGTGGGTTTAATGATTTTGGTGAAGATCAAGGTCAAGCGTTGGCTCGCGCTATCCTGAGTGTGCCTGCCCTAGATCGGCTCATCTATACAGCGGCGGCAGCAAATCCCCTTGCGGTTCGCAGTTTCCTGACTCAGTTTTTGTTCGCTAACCCCCAACGCCTGCGGGAGGAAACCGTTAGCGCCTACCTTGAGTCTGCCTGTCGCTATGGCGCAGAATGGGCGGCCTTAAGCACCTTAAAGGGTAATCTTTCCTTTGATTTGAGCCAATACTTGCCGCAGTTGCAAACCCCCACGGTCATCTTTTGGGGTGAGCAGGCGAAGCTAACTCCCTTTTCCCTAGGGCAGCGGCTCTACGCCAGCGCCCACGGTCGGCTGCAAGGGTTTTATGGCATTCCTGAGGCGGGGGTGCTACCACACCTTGAGGTGCCAGAGTGGATAATCTATGGCCTCCGTCGCTATTTCCTGAGCTAG
- a CDS encoding UPF0182 family protein has translation MRYRSLGHSLLYWLGWLVAAIALGIVICRLLAESLWFHHLGYAGVLWLRWGVQGLLLIFVVGLSGLFYRWHQRRAYQQCTVTLDAELTAHSRYRGLGLLGLLSAAAGLIGLLIVATYHIGAIAVQLWQQRSDMTINTPLLPQLSVWRAADLLQQILQNPWLLLVSAGTLILGLWAPLHLFRGISVILSLAMGAIALMSWSAVLTGVFGVSDPHTEPLFHRSISFYLFRLPLLELLRLWLVNLSVVSLAGVALTYLLANDSLSHGKFLGFVRSQRRHLQGLSAFVFATVAFSFWLERYKLLYSTNGAAFGAGYTDVTVRLPLYGWLCVSALAVAMLLGWSAIRQGGRGQRRLGPIAPGLFSFTLGYLVVILVADWLLPNAIEAAIVEPNQLERELPYIQRTITHTREGFNLDTMRVEPFQPENNLNAEIIAANEATTRNIRVWDTRPLLETNRQLQQLRSYYRFPAAFLDRYSLKLANQQATPELRQVLIAAREIDYSAVQQFARSWINEHLVFTHGYGFTMSPVNTAEANGLPKYFVRDIGENGELLTFPPQLRENFPFFYPRLYYGELTNTYIFAPSHVPELDFPRGSDNVYNHYDGSGGVAISAWWRRLIYAVYFRDWQVLLTPNLRPDSRVLFRRTIQERVQAIAPFLRIDSEPYLVIADPRSESDIKASHRSAGVSYLYWIIDAYTLSRHYPYADPGKHSFNYIRNSVKIVVDAYNGDVTFYVVEPEDVILRTWQRIFPQLFRPISAMPHRLYTHIRYPVDMLQIQSEQLLQYHMTDPVVFYNREDLWQIPQEIYRETPQSVAPYYLITKLPIGYTEEFVLLVPFTPVNRPNLIGWLAARSDGQNYGKLLLYVFPKQELVFGPEQMEARINQDPLISQQISLWNRQGSRSVQGNLLIIPIERSLLYVEPIYLEASQNSLPTLARVIVMDNERLVMAPTLEEGLKQLFPAAS, from the coding sequence ATGCGCTACCGCTCCCTTGGTCATTCACTGTTGTACTGGCTAGGTTGGTTGGTGGCGGCGATCGCCCTTGGCATTGTCATTTGCCGTCTGCTGGCAGAAAGCCTCTGGTTTCATCACCTTGGCTACGCTGGGGTATTGTGGCTGCGGTGGGGGGTACAGGGACTGCTGCTAATTTTTGTGGTTGGGCTGTCAGGACTCTTTTACCGTTGGCATCAACGCCGTGCCTACCAGCAGTGCACGGTTACCTTGGATGCAGAACTCACTGCCCACAGTCGCTATCGGGGGTTGGGGCTACTGGGGCTGTTGAGTGCGGCGGCGGGGTTAATTGGCTTGCTGATAGTGGCAACGTACCACATTGGGGCGATCGCGGTGCAACTGTGGCAGCAGCGCAGCGACATGACGATTAATACCCCGCTTTTGCCGCAGTTAAGTGTCTGGCGAGCCGCAGACTTACTGCAACAAATCCTCCAGAATCCATGGTTACTCTTGGTGAGCGCTGGCACATTGATACTGGGGCTATGGGCACCGCTGCACCTCTTTCGGGGGATTAGTGTGATCCTGAGTTTGGCCATGGGGGCGATCGCCCTGATGAGTTGGTCAGCGGTGCTAACGGGTGTGTTTGGTGTTAGTGATCCCCATACCGAACCACTGTTCCATCGTTCGATTAGCTTTTATCTTTTTCGCCTCCCCCTGTTAGAACTGCTACGGCTGTGGCTTGTGAACCTGAGTGTGGTGAGCTTAGCGGGAGTGGCTCTTACCTATTTGCTCGCCAACGATAGCCTCAGCCATGGCAAATTTCTTGGCTTTGTGCGATCGCAACGCCGACATTTACAGGGTCTGAGTGCCTTTGTGTTTGCCACGGTTGCCTTTAGCTTTTGGCTAGAGCGCTACAAACTGCTTTACTCCACCAACGGAGCCGCCTTTGGCGCAGGTTATACCGATGTCACGGTGCGCTTACCCCTCTACGGCTGGCTGTGCGTGTCTGCCCTTGCCGTGGCAATGCTCCTTGGCTGGTCAGCCATTCGCCAAGGCGGTCGGGGGCAGCGGCGTTTAGGCCCCATCGCCCCCGGCTTGTTTAGCTTTACCCTTGGCTATTTAGTCGTCATCTTGGTGGCCGATTGGTTACTCCCCAATGCCATTGAGGCAGCCATTGTTGAACCGAACCAACTGGAACGGGAACTTCCCTACATTCAACGGACAATTACCCACACCCGCGAAGGCTTTAACCTAGACACCATGAGGGTTGAACCCTTCCAGCCCGAAAATAATCTCAACGCCGAGATCATTGCAGCGAATGAGGCCACCACCCGCAATATTCGCGTTTGGGATACCCGCCCCCTCTTAGAAACCAATCGCCAACTGCAACAGTTGCGCTCCTACTACCGCTTCCCAGCCGCTTTTTTAGATCGCTATTCCCTCAAGCTTGCCAACCAGCAGGCCACCCCAGAACTTCGCCAAGTGCTGATTGCAGCTCGCGAAATTGACTACAGCGCCGTGCAGCAGTTTGCCCGCAGTTGGATTAACGAACACCTCGTCTTCACCCACGGCTATGGGTTTACCATGAGTCCCGTGAATACCGCCGAAGCAAACGGTTTACCCAAGTATTTTGTGCGCGACATTGGTGAAAATGGCGAACTGCTCACGTTCCCGCCGCAACTGCGGGAGAACTTCCCCTTCTTCTATCCGCGTCTTTACTACGGTGAACTGACGAATACCTACATTTTCGCGCCCTCCCATGTGCCCGAACTGGACTTCCCCCGCGGCAGTGATAACGTCTATAACCACTACGACGGCAGTGGCGGTGTGGCCATTTCAGCGTGGTGGCGACGGCTGATCTATGCTGTCTATTTTCGCGATTGGCAAGTCTTACTCACCCCTAATCTACGGCCTGACTCGCGGGTGCTGTTTCGGCGCACAATTCAAGAGCGGGTACAGGCGATCGCCCCATTCTTGCGCATCGACAGCGAGCCTTATCTGGTCATTGCCGATCCGCGTTCTGAGAGTGACATCAAAGCCAGTCACAGGAGTGCTGGGGTGAGTTATTTATACTGGATTATTGATGCCTACACCCTCAGTCGCCATTATCCCTACGCTGACCCAGGAAAGCATAGCTTTAACTACATTCGCAACTCCGTCAAAATTGTTGTCGATGCCTACAACGGCGATGTCACCTTTTACGTTGTTGAGCCAGAGGATGTCATTTTGCGCACATGGCAGCGCATCTTTCCGCAGCTTTTTCGCCCCATTAGTGCCATGCCGCACCGGTTGTACACCCACATTCGCTATCCCGTGGATATGCTGCAAATCCAATCGGAGCAGCTATTGCAGTACCACATGACCGATCCGGTAGTGTTTTACAACCGTGAAGACCTCTGGCAAATTCCCCAAGAAATCTACCGCGAAACCCCCCAGTCCGTTGCCCCTTACTACCTCATTACGAAATTGCCCATTGGCTACACCGAAGAGTTTGTGCTCTTAGTTCCCTTTACCCCCGTAAACCGTCCCAACCTCATTGGCTGGTTAGCAGCGCGCTCCGATGGCCAAAACTACGGCAAATTATTGCTTTACGTATTTCCCAAGCAGGAACTGGTGTTTGGACCTGAGCAAATGGAAGCGCGCATTAATCAGGATCCGCTCATTTCCCAGCAAATTTCCCTCTGGAATCGGCAAGGCTCGCGCTCAGTGCAGGGCAACCTCCTCATTATTCCCATCGAGCGATCCCTACTCTACGTGGAACCCATCTACCTTGAAGCCAGCCAAAATAGCTTGCCTACCCTTGCCCGGGTCATTGTTATGGATAACGAGCGCCTAGTGATGGCACCTACGCTGGAGGAAGGCTTGAAGCAACTGTTTCCCGCCGCCAGCTAG
- a CDS encoding peroxiredoxin, with protein sequence MVLRILLSCLLSLVVLVGWSAPSVALGGELPPLDAPAPEFTLPTNGSSQPVRLADYRGKWVVLYFYPKDFTSGCTIEAQRFQQDIEQFHAHNAEVIGVSADSVDSHADFCDSEGLTFPLLSDPDGRVSKAYGSWLGFVSLRHSFIIDPDGILRERYVKVNPATHSKEVLARLEELQHT encoded by the coding sequence ATGGTCTTGCGCATCCTTTTGTCTTGTCTGCTCAGTCTGGTTGTCCTCGTGGGATGGTCTGCCCCTAGTGTGGCCTTAGGAGGTGAACTGCCCCCCCTCGATGCCCCGGCACCGGAATTTACCTTGCCCACCAATGGCAGCAGCCAGCCCGTTCGCTTAGCAGACTACCGTGGCAAATGGGTGGTGCTTTACTTTTACCCAAAGGACTTTACCTCTGGCTGTACGATAGAGGCGCAGCGCTTCCAGCAAGATATTGAGCAATTCCATGCCCACAATGCCGAAGTTATCGGTGTCAGCGCCGATTCTGTCGATTCCCATGCAGATTTTTGCGATAGCGAAGGGTTGACCTTTCCACTACTCTCGGATCCGGATGGCCGCGTTAGCAAAGCCTATGGCTCGTGGTTAGGGTTTGTCTCCCTACGCCATAGCTTTATCATTGACCCCGACGGTATTTTGCGAGAGCGCTACGTCAAGGTGAATCCAGCAACCCACAGTAAAGAAGTTCTCGCGCGCTTAGAGGAACTCCAGCACACCTAA
- a CDS encoding BolA family protein, whose product MVTPEQLTQLIQASLPDAIVHVQDLTGGGDHYEAVVVSAAFEGKRLVQQHQLVYRGLNGVMATNELHALALKTYTPDQWSANPLK is encoded by the coding sequence ATGGTTACCCCTGAACAACTAACGCAGCTTATCCAAGCAAGTCTTCCTGATGCCATTGTCCACGTCCAAGATTTAACCGGAGGTGGTGATCACTATGAAGCGGTTGTTGTCTCCGCTGCCTTTGAAGGTAAACGGCTGGTACAGCAGCATCAATTAGTGTATCGCGGCTTAAATGGGGTGATGGCCACCAATGAACTCCATGCCCTAGCCCTCAAAACCTACACGCCGGATCAGTGGTCAGCAAACCCCTTAAAATAA
- a CDS encoding MBL fold metallo-hydrolase, with protein MAQHQKLPRPVLPMVYAFAPNRETLGGTAYLIVEKDGNTLIDTPFWAAGTTEWLAQQGPLKRLILTHRGAIAHVREFQRTFGCEVVIHAQEAYLLPHLTVTTVQGYCALTPTLEVLWTPGHSPGSSCVYWREQGGVLFSGRHLLPSPDGDLLPLKTATTFHWPRQLRSVRTLQHFCAQRSLAYLCPGANLGFLRGAGVISNAQDILQSIPIPQGSNTVLTP; from the coding sequence GTGGCTCAACACCAGAAACTCCCCCGTCCCGTCTTACCCATGGTCTATGCCTTTGCGCCAAACCGCGAGACGTTAGGGGGCACTGCTTATCTCATTGTAGAAAAGGATGGCAATACCCTGATTGATACGCCATTTTGGGCAGCAGGAACCACAGAATGGTTGGCACAGCAAGGCCCCCTAAAACGGTTGATTCTCACCCATCGTGGGGCGATCGCCCACGTCCGTGAATTTCAACGTACCTTTGGGTGTGAGGTGGTGATCCATGCCCAAGAAGCCTATTTACTACCCCACTTAACCGTCACAACCGTGCAGGGCTACTGCGCCCTCACCCCAACCCTAGAGGTGCTGTGGACCCCCGGTCACTCTCCCGGCAGCAGTTGTGTGTATTGGCGGGAGCAAGGGGGCGTCCTCTTTAGCGGACGACATCTGTTACCCAGCCCCGATGGTGACCTCCTCCCCTTGAAAACAGCGACAACCTTTCATTGGCCGCGGCAACTGCGCAGCGTCAGAACCCTACAACACTTTTGCGCTCAGCGTTCCTTAGCCTATCTGTGCCCGGGTGCAAACCTCGGCTTTTTGCGCGGTGCAGGGGTGATCTCTAATGCGCAAGATATTTTACAATCTATTCCCATCCCCCAAGGCAGTAACACGGTTCTCACACCCTAG
- the hmpF gene encoding pilus motility taxis protein HmpF, with protein sequence MQYLAEVIKKTGFMGTKSELKLLMREQSGYWHPVSQNEDTIPFDNSRDYGNGVLVFVEMAANRQIQHVDEASRRLTGILHGFTRMRERFQSQEEEIEGWKQSLSYQAEALNQREAEFEIRREELQELEEQIANYEQQLADLNKLRSELGSEEERIQAERQALENLRHQVHQEQQRWEQLKSSHSVGLSPDQIRQVDAILQQLSDSLNSSSTNQVNDCLQVLEQQQALLTQYWQQLEQIDQEVAQRQAALEQQLHAFREQEQVWHAAQEQFWQDSRAIALQEELCRYKQSVLEKERQLLAQQEEMIQQMRQAMVSDLTEAVDVNALMKMAIEDLEKEVANRGNDLKRASAFVNDQEEELKMALESLMELEQKAKDASDFDRLQLAGEVEDERQRCNLLNQALEGQRQHIREKEATYKIYLQVLEARRDPASQQGISLIPILSELEKQFHEYGVAVNQLAEELQHAYTDLESLRHDIEERRKRQQQQRDQLTQQEQTLIEEQRLIAAKRGQADLLREFLQPVQDRLNQLRQVLESLGDNQMNGRPRALISELQQVVMNLGQGAM encoded by the coding sequence GTGCAGTATCTCGCGGAAGTCATTAAAAAAACGGGTTTCATGGGTACGAAATCCGAACTAAAACTTCTGATGCGTGAACAATCTGGGTACTGGCATCCTGTCTCCCAAAACGAAGACACCATCCCATTTGACAATAGCCGCGACTACGGTAATGGGGTGCTGGTCTTTGTTGAGATGGCTGCCAATCGTCAGATTCAGCATGTAGATGAAGCCTCACGGCGACTGACGGGCATTTTACACGGCTTTACACGGATGCGCGAACGCTTCCAAAGCCAAGAAGAAGAAATTGAAGGCTGGAAGCAATCCCTGTCTTACCAAGCAGAAGCCCTCAACCAGAGAGAAGCAGAATTTGAAATTCGTCGTGAAGAGTTACAAGAGCTAGAAGAACAAATTGCCAACTATGAGCAACAACTGGCAGACCTCAATAAACTGCGCTCAGAACTAGGGAGTGAGGAAGAACGCATTCAAGCTGAGCGCCAAGCCCTCGAAAACCTACGCCACCAAGTTCACCAAGAGCAGCAACGCTGGGAGCAATTAAAATCCAGTCATAGTGTTGGCCTCTCACCGGATCAGATTCGTCAAGTCGATGCGATCCTGCAACAACTGAGCGACAGCCTCAATAGCAGTAGCACTAATCAGGTCAACGACTGTTTGCAGGTTCTGGAGCAGCAGCAAGCCCTGTTAACCCAATACTGGCAGCAGTTAGAGCAAATTGACCAAGAAGTGGCGCAGCGGCAAGCAGCCCTTGAGCAGCAACTCCACGCATTTCGTGAGCAAGAGCAGGTATGGCATGCAGCCCAAGAACAATTTTGGCAAGATAGCCGGGCGATCGCCCTGCAGGAAGAACTTTGCCGCTACAAGCAATCGGTTCTCGAAAAAGAGCGCCAGCTCCTTGCCCAACAAGAAGAGATGATCCAACAAATGCGGCAGGCCATGGTAAGTGACTTAACCGAAGCGGTAGATGTCAATGCCTTGATGAAAATGGCCATAGAAGATCTAGAAAAAGAAGTGGCTAATCGTGGTAACGATCTCAAGCGAGCCTCCGCCTTTGTCAACGATCAAGAAGAAGAGTTAAAAATGGCGCTGGAGTCCTTGATGGAACTTGAGCAAAAAGCAAAAGATGCCAGTGACTTTGATCGCCTCCAACTAGCTGGTGAAGTGGAAGATGAGCGGCAGCGGTGTAATCTCCTCAACCAAGCCCTTGAAGGTCAGCGCCAACATATCCGTGAAAAAGAAGCGACCTATAAAATTTACCTGCAAGTTCTCGAAGCCCGTCGAGATCCCGCTTCACAGCAGGGGATTAGCCTGATTCCAATTCTCAGTGAGCTAGAAAAACAGTTTCATGAGTACGGCGTTGCTGTTAACCAACTGGCGGAAGAACTCCAGCACGCCTACACCGATCTCGAAAGTCTGCGCCACGACATTGAAGAGCGCCGCAAACGGCAACAGCAGCAGCGAGATCAGTTGACACAGCAAGAGCAGACGCTGATCGAAGAGCAACGCTTGATTGCGGCCAAACGCGGCCAAGCAGATCTACTACGGGAATTTTTGCAGCCTGTACAGGATCGGCTCAACCAACTGCGGCAAGTACTGGAGAGCTTAGGAGACAACCAAATGAATGGCCGTCCTAGGGCGTTAATTTCTGAGCTTCAGCAAGTGGTGATGAATCTGGGGCAAGGAGCGATGTGA
- a CDS encoding DUF2808 domain-containing protein, producing the protein MIKCINSFCVGVGLALSAAPWVGAVELPDGRVAFDQPPIFAEANTRYPQVLIPSPIYNFILRVPETAGESLARLEIQQLPALETLYFQPQRTRAFVGTRPRQRTPLAAAVFDPSDQVLRITFDPPIPPGSYLRVEVSPVRNPQWEEVYLFGVTAFPRGGDRAIGQYIGTGRLQFYRGSDFL; encoded by the coding sequence ATGATCAAATGCATCAACTCTTTTTGCGTGGGGGTTGGCCTTGCCCTTAGTGCAGCGCCGTGGGTGGGAGCAGTGGAATTACCTGATGGTCGCGTTGCCTTCGATCAGCCACCAATTTTTGCTGAAGCAAATACCCGCTATCCTCAGGTATTAATTCCCAGCCCTATCTACAACTTTATTTTGCGGGTGCCGGAGACTGCTGGCGAATCCCTTGCCCGTCTAGAGATTCAGCAGTTACCAGCTCTAGAAACCCTTTATTTTCAACCGCAGCGTACCCGTGCCTTTGTTGGCACCCGACCTCGCCAACGCACTCCCCTTGCTGCGGCTGTGTTTGACCCCAGCGACCAAGTGCTACGCATCACCTTTGATCCGCCCATTCCTCCAGGAAGCTATTTGCGGGTGGAGGTTTCCCCTGTGCGCAACCCTCAATGGGAAGAGGTCTATTTGTTTGGTGTGACGGCCTTTCCGCGGGGTGGCGATCGGGCGATTGGCCAGTATATTGGTACTGGGCGATTGCAGTTTTACCGTGGCTCAGACTTCCTGTGA